In the Haloferula helveola genome, one interval contains:
- a CDS encoding alpha-2-macroglobulin family protein codes for MKTLALLSLALIGPLAAAPRLFVSEDRIGPGTGIEIILDHEAAPADRVGHEAATKWLAIEPAWAGKTVWKDANVLKFEPSEAPKLGTSYTFTLVGKHIHLDGSEVPTGKLGKASTPSPGIDYGTMLHRYQSGWSPRTAAYYLCFNDMVDPDRAAAFFHYVDETNRKVTAKVRRATFGELKQPGYVQPTFRERYEAVLTGTPYEPELKPEFEIAGGLIVEPASPLPVGEEWKLVIGDGLPVGERKLASATSRRIGDIKPFELQGAFARTIADEPRRIVIDFSLNLPGELPEGAVRVEPDVPDMKIVTDDDDVEIHGDFSAHDRWTVFISDQIASYDGRKIDAAAVKKLEFKHLEPAIGLASEDESQLASGSRHYRVSTVNVDTLRVRVKQLNGSQLIRAQQGYRYYTGRGADGEPLRPQRLMPYELMVGKTISDFEIELENGIDTSRELHLDWDKVLAGDPKPYTFGAPPEEPQTPATTDPAALFLEITGTPKAGVRSGRSRAVQSLVQLTDLGMAWKITGEEAKVFVFSCLTGKPLEGVEIDIFGEDAERLGEVATDANGLALLPRDDKARHLRANLGKDQFSAPFDAAMPTVGMWRFPVRYSWQTLPMESRRLLMFSDRSLYRPGEEVHVKGIVRTQNGNAIEKRDAGTVRFTVTNPTGTEIVGEDIEISETGSFDHSFRLPPETTGFHQVAVVWTDELKKAGEIENWVDRSHAVESARFTLGLRVEEFRRNAFEISHEVEKAAPGASEVSVDLTAKYYHGQPLAKGEVGVWTQVTDRNFYPDRFRDHLFGDHRQQDFHYWYHYFGYRWEDDYGRRRSETESREMELGEDGTVRVTTPIPEAEFPMLRDVSVQTEVTDANRQTLTKTSSARVHPASVYVGVRRLDRLVRAGDRLPLDVLAVDTQGNTFEGDLEIAVKLSREVNEQVKMVLPDGRGSVRNDKRQEELSTSTLQLAGGKGTEFLFAPEKSGRHTIELRGTDPEGRPFATAMTVHVYGTNEYPWAYEDNMRIKLVSEKKMYRPGDTARVLVLSPIKGTALVTVERENVTRSFLTELDPANPVVEVPLEDDDAPNCYVSVLVIKGAQDSLRKFKEPQLRLGYCGLKVENLRDRLAVEMERVDGEHAAESVDGELVQLLPGSEMKLAGQVLLADGKPAANAEVTVYAEDEGTLAVVGYETPDPMAFFYDPRFLRVECGTSLGNFIPEAPDEQSFFNKGLFIGGGDGYASEALESPRNDFNPCAFWQPAVMTDAEGRFTVTAKLPDTLTRYRLIAVAHHGEARFGHAESAFKVNKPLMLEPQVPRFASEGDSLEMRALVQNASDVEGVWKVTLVPNPPASDPVAAFAEGVEESAMVTLAPGKSQSVSFRVDFRNTGEAVMNWRAEPVSLSGAEPTPAMRRRHADSVESVFQVEYPVPLMRQTRLIRLDRQSDPLDLLGDFDPALLEGRGHLEVEMSRSLLLEAGGAIDYLLRYPYGCIEQTTSSLIPWLAVDKLRPVSPSMAKHTPEEVEEAIQGGIDRLLSMQNSDGGFGYWSGAGDSARWASSYAGLGLVLASEEGSVPPGAIDRLGNYLIRQLRELDEETSSWELETIARDLWILALADKPQEAYVNKLRDRLDDLDGRARCFLALAEIAAGNNDAARKIMEAPLSGKGTGARWMRWQPDHAYKLLVWSVLDPGSEQAVTALDRLLRDRNPYGHWRTTWCNSWSILALAAYAETEKDLGPTELVLNDGNRPDVMTLDATDLASSRSLPLHPGLKLAVTSDGPAFIRLKLESKPKIAPLQPVAVNGLEVTRFYQRVHPDGTTEPLDSPKIGDLIRVDLRVTLPGDDSRYLVVEDRLPGNFEAINNTFESQAANMNAGGTSEESWTVSHNEIRDDRVMFFLDRVYRRGTQTLSYLARCTIEGESFAPPAKVEAMYDPDQTALSASRSFEVK; via the coding sequence ATGAAGACGCTCGCCTTGCTCTCACTCGCCCTGATCGGGCCGCTCGCCGCCGCTCCGCGGCTCTTCGTTTCCGAGGACCGGATCGGTCCGGGAACGGGAATTGAAATCATCCTCGACCACGAAGCCGCACCTGCCGACCGGGTCGGCCACGAAGCCGCCACCAAGTGGCTGGCCATCGAGCCCGCGTGGGCCGGGAAGACGGTCTGGAAGGATGCCAACGTGCTGAAGTTCGAGCCGTCGGAGGCGCCGAAACTCGGCACGTCCTACACCTTCACCCTGGTCGGGAAGCACATCCACCTCGACGGCTCGGAGGTTCCTACCGGCAAGCTCGGCAAGGCGTCGACGCCGTCACCCGGGATCGACTACGGCACGATGCTCCACCGCTACCAGTCGGGATGGTCGCCCCGGACCGCCGCCTACTATCTCTGCTTCAACGACATGGTGGATCCGGATCGCGCGGCCGCCTTTTTCCACTACGTCGATGAGACGAACCGCAAGGTGACGGCGAAGGTGCGGCGGGCGACTTTCGGCGAACTCAAGCAACCGGGCTACGTGCAGCCGACTTTCCGCGAACGCTACGAGGCGGTCCTGACGGGGACGCCCTACGAACCGGAGCTCAAGCCCGAGTTCGAGATTGCCGGTGGCCTGATCGTCGAGCCGGCCTCGCCACTGCCGGTCGGCGAGGAATGGAAGCTAGTGATCGGTGACGGCTTGCCGGTGGGAGAGAGGAAATTGGCATCAGCCACGAGCCGGAGGATTGGCGACATCAAGCCGTTCGAACTGCAGGGCGCCTTCGCCAGAACGATCGCCGACGAACCGCGCCGGATAGTGATCGACTTCAGCCTCAATCTTCCGGGCGAGCTTCCGGAGGGCGCGGTGCGGGTCGAGCCGGATGTGCCGGACATGAAGATCGTGACCGATGATGACGACGTGGAAATCCATGGCGACTTTTCCGCCCATGACCGCTGGACCGTCTTCATCAGCGACCAGATTGCCTCCTACGACGGTCGGAAGATCGACGCGGCCGCGGTCAAGAAGCTGGAGTTCAAACACCTTGAGCCGGCGATCGGCCTGGCCAGCGAGGACGAGAGCCAGCTCGCTTCGGGGTCGCGCCATTACCGGGTCTCGACGGTGAATGTCGACACGCTGCGCGTCAGGGTGAAGCAGCTCAACGGCTCGCAGCTGATCCGCGCCCAGCAGGGATACCGCTACTACACCGGGCGCGGAGCGGATGGTGAGCCGCTGCGGCCCCAGCGGCTGATGCCCTACGAGCTGATGGTCGGAAAAACGATCTCCGACTTCGAGATCGAACTGGAGAACGGGATCGATACCTCGCGGGAGCTGCACCTTGACTGGGACAAGGTGCTGGCGGGCGATCCGAAGCCTTACACGTTCGGAGCGCCGCCGGAGGAACCGCAAACCCCGGCGACCACGGATCCCGCGGCGCTGTTTCTTGAGATCACCGGCACGCCGAAGGCGGGGGTCCGCTCCGGGCGCTCGCGCGCGGTGCAGTCGCTGGTGCAACTCACCGACCTCGGCATGGCTTGGAAGATCACCGGCGAGGAGGCGAAGGTGTTCGTCTTCTCCTGTCTGACCGGCAAGCCGCTCGAAGGGGTGGAAATCGATATCTTCGGAGAGGATGCCGAGAGGCTCGGTGAGGTGGCAACCGATGCCAACGGGCTCGCCCTGCTGCCGCGCGACGACAAGGCCCGCCACCTGCGCGCGAACCTCGGCAAGGACCAGTTCTCCGCGCCATTCGACGCGGCGATGCCGACCGTCGGCATGTGGAGGTTCCCGGTGCGCTACTCGTGGCAGACGCTGCCGATGGAAAGCCGGCGCCTTCTGATGTTCTCCGACCGCTCGCTGTATCGCCCGGGCGAGGAGGTGCATGTGAAAGGCATCGTCCGCACGCAGAACGGCAACGCGATCGAGAAGCGGGACGCCGGCACGGTGCGGTTCACGGTGACGAACCCGACCGGGACCGAGATCGTCGGAGAAGATATCGAGATTTCGGAAACGGGATCGTTCGACCATTCGTTCCGGCTGCCGCCCGAAACGACCGGCTTTCACCAAGTGGCGGTGGTCTGGACGGACGAACTGAAGAAGGCGGGGGAGATCGAGAACTGGGTCGATCGCAGCCACGCCGTCGAGAGCGCCCGCTTCACGCTGGGTCTGCGGGTCGAGGAGTTCCGGCGCAATGCGTTCGAGATCAGCCATGAGGTCGAGAAGGCGGCACCCGGGGCCAGCGAGGTCTCAGTGGATCTCACCGCGAAGTACTACCACGGCCAGCCGCTGGCGAAGGGCGAGGTCGGTGTGTGGACGCAAGTGACGGACCGCAACTTCTACCCGGACCGCTTCCGTGACCACCTCTTCGGCGATCATCGGCAGCAGGATTTCCACTACTGGTATCACTACTTCGGCTACCGTTGGGAGGACGACTACGGCCGTCGCCGCTCGGAGACCGAGTCGCGCGAGATGGAACTCGGAGAGGACGGAACGGTGCGCGTGACCACGCCGATTCCCGAGGCCGAGTTCCCGATGCTGCGCGATGTGAGCGTGCAAACCGAAGTCACCGATGCCAATCGACAGACGCTGACCAAGACGAGTTCGGCACGCGTGCATCCGGCCTCGGTGTATGTCGGTGTCCGCAGGCTCGACCGGCTCGTCCGGGCCGGCGACCGGTTGCCGCTCGACGTGCTTGCGGTCGATACCCAAGGCAACACCTTCGAAGGCGATCTGGAAATCGCGGTGAAGCTTTCCCGCGAGGTCAACGAGCAGGTGAAGATGGTGCTGCCCGACGGCCGGGGATCGGTTCGCAACGACAAGCGGCAGGAGGAGCTTTCCACTTCGACGCTGCAACTGGCGGGAGGAAAGGGAACCGAATTCCTCTTCGCGCCGGAGAAGTCCGGCCGCCACACGATCGAGCTCCGCGGCACGGATCCGGAGGGACGGCCGTTCGCGACCGCGATGACCGTCCATGTTTACGGCACCAACGAGTATCCCTGGGCCTACGAGGACAACATGCGGATCAAGCTGGTATCGGAGAAGAAGATGTATCGTCCCGGCGACACCGCGCGGGTGCTGGTGCTGTCGCCGATCAAGGGCACCGCGCTGGTCACGGTGGAACGCGAGAATGTCACGCGGTCGTTCCTGACCGAACTCGATCCGGCGAACCCGGTCGTCGAGGTTCCGCTCGAGGATGATGACGCGCCAAACTGCTACGTTTCGGTGCTCGTGATCAAGGGCGCACAGGACAGCCTGAGGAAGTTCAAGGAGCCGCAGCTCCGGCTCGGTTACTGCGGATTGAAGGTCGAGAACCTGCGCGACCGGCTGGCGGTCGAAATGGAGCGGGTCGATGGCGAGCATGCCGCCGAGTCGGTCGATGGCGAACTGGTCCAGTTGCTCCCGGGCAGCGAGATGAAGCTCGCCGGGCAGGTGCTGCTCGCCGACGGCAAACCCGCCGCGAATGCCGAGGTCACGGTTTATGCCGAAGACGAAGGCACGCTGGCGGTGGTTGGCTACGAGACGCCCGATCCGATGGCGTTTTTCTACGATCCGCGATTCCTCCGGGTGGAATGCGGAACGTCGCTCGGCAATTTCATCCCCGAGGCGCCGGACGAGCAAAGCTTCTTCAACAAGGGACTCTTTATCGGCGGCGGCGATGGCTACGCGAGCGAGGCGCTCGAGTCGCCGAGAAATGACTTCAACCCGTGCGCGTTCTGGCAGCCGGCGGTGATGACCGATGCCGAAGGCCGCTTCACGGTGACCGCGAAGCTCCCGGACACGCTGACCCGCTACCGTCTGATCGCGGTGGCGCATCACGGAGAGGCGCGGTTCGGCCACGCCGAGTCGGCCTTCAAGGTGAACAAACCGCTGATGCTCGAGCCGCAGGTGCCGCGCTTCGCGAGTGAGGGTGACTCCCTCGAAATGCGGGCACTGGTCCAGAACGCCTCCGACGTCGAGGGTGTTTGGAAGGTGACGCTGGTTCCGAATCCTCCCGCCTCGGATCCGGTGGCGGCCTTCGCCGAAGGAGTCGAGGAGAGCGCGATGGTCACGCTGGCGCCCGGCAAGTCGCAGAGCGTGTCGTTCCGGGTCGACTTCCGGAACACCGGTGAAGCGGTGATGAACTGGCGGGCAGAACCGGTCTCGCTGTCGGGCGCCGAGCCGACACCGGCGATGCGTCGTCGTCATGCGGACTCGGTGGAGTCGGTCTTCCAGGTCGAATATCCGGTCCCGCTGATGCGCCAGACGCGTCTGATCCGCCTCGACCGCCAGTCCGACCCGCTCGACCTCCTGGGCGACTTCGATCCGGCCTTGCTCGAAGGTCGCGGCCACCTCGAGGTCGAGATGTCCCGCTCGCTGCTGCTCGAGGCCGGGGGAGCGATCGATTATCTACTGCGATACCCGTACGGATGCATCGAGCAGACCACCTCCTCGCTGATTCCGTGGCTGGCGGTCGATAAATTGCGCCCGGTTTCTCCTTCAATGGCGAAGCACACGCCCGAGGAGGTGGAGGAAGCCATCCAGGGCGGTATCGACCGGTTGCTCTCGATGCAGAACAGCGACGGCGGCTTCGGCTACTGGAGCGGCGCCGGGGATTCGGCCCGCTGGGCGAGCAGCTACGCCGGACTCGGACTGGTGCTGGCGTCCGAGGAGGGCAGCGTGCCTCCCGGCGCGATCGATCGACTGGGTAATTACCTGATCCGGCAGCTCCGGGAGCTGGATGAAGAGACTTCGTCGTGGGAACTGGAGACGATCGCGCGTGATCTCTGGATCCTCGCCCTAGCCGATAAGCCTCAGGAAGCCTACGTCAACAAGCTCCGCGACCGCTTGGATGACTTGGACGGGCGGGCCCGCTGCTTCCTTGCGCTGGCCGAGATTGCGGCCGGAAACAACGATGCCGCCCGCAAGATCATGGAGGCTCCGCTTTCCGGCAAGGGAACCGGCGCGCGGTGGATGCGGTGGCAACCGGATCACGCCTACAAGCTGCTCGTCTGGAGCGTGCTCGATCCCGGTTCGGAACAGGCGGTGACCGCGCTCGACCGGCTGCTGAGGGACCGCAATCCCTACGGCCACTGGCGCACGACGTGGTGCAACTCATGGTCGATCCTCGCGCTCGCGGCGTATGCGGAAACCGAGAAGGATCTCGGCCCGACCGAACTCGTCCTGAACGACGGCAACCGGCCCGATGTCATGACCCTCGATGCCACCGATTTGGCATCGTCGCGCAGCCTTCCGCTCCACCCCGGCCTGAAGCTCGCGGTGACTTCCGACGGCCCGGCATTCATCCGTCTGAAGCTTGAGTCGAAACCGAAAATCGCACCGCTGCAGCCGGTGGCGGTCAACGGGCTCGAGGTGACCCGCTTCTACCAACGGGTGCATCCCGACGGAACCACCGAACCGCTCGACTCACCGAAGATCGGCGACCTGATCCGGGTTGATCTGCGGGTCACCTTGCCGGGCGATGATTCCCGCTATCTGGTCGTCGAGGATCGCTTGCCGGGCAATTTCGAAGCGATCAACAACACCTTCGAGTCGCAGGCAGCGAACATGAATGCCGGCGGCACGAGCGAGGAGAGCTGGACGGTCTCGCACAACGAGATCCGGGACGACCGGGTGATGTTCTTCCTCGACCGCGTTTACCGTCGCGGCACGCAGACGCTCAGCTACCTCGCGCGCTGCACGATCGAGGGCGAGAGCTTCGCACCGCCGGCGAAGGTCGAGGCCATGTATGACCCCGACCAGACCGCGTTGTCGGCCAGCCGGTCCTTCGAGGTGAAGTGA